From Phycisphaerae bacterium, the proteins below share one genomic window:
- a CDS encoding lipase maturation factor family protein, translated as MSDASPSPTLTKPLMIFDGDCGFCRRWVERGRSLTGDRVDYAPSQEVAAQFPQITPEQFKEAAWLILPDGTALRGAAAILRALQEAPGRGWMYGAYRRIPGLAGVSEACYTWVAGHRPFMSRMTNVLYGAHTARPTFERGMRTFLRLLGVVYLIAFWSAWSQVPGLVGRLGILPAEEFLQAVSQQLGPERHLEGYWRVPSLCWWIGASDNVLAGLCAGGLLLSILVVLGIAQGPCFLALWAMYLSFVSVGQDFFSFQWDTLLLETGLLAVFVAPWRLRSWRGPEHHPPTAFVWLLWLLLFKLMFLSGATKLSYGDATWHDLTALTYHYETQPLPTWIGWYAHQLPRWLQQVSCAIMFSIELVLPFFIFGPRRLKQLAFWGFAALQLLIGLTGNYNFFNILTVALGFLLLDDAMLSRGPVAHVPPAVRRPLWRRASIAVPVVFMVTVSTAEFCQELTGRDVSPGVSRALSYVRPFRSINGYGLFRVMTTTRPEIVLEGSDDGRTWIEYEFQFKPGDLKTAPAFIEPHQPRLDWQMWFAALAAPRYPAWFARFAVRLLEGSPAVTGLLVKTPYPDRAPKYLRAVLYRYNFTTRAARAATGEWWKRERQGLYLPPISLHGLRQNRK; from the coding sequence ATGTCGGATGCCTCTCCGTCGCCGACCCTCACCAAACCCCTGATGATCTTTGACGGCGATTGCGGTTTTTGCCGCCGCTGGGTAGAGCGCGGCCGCTCGCTGACGGGCGACCGGGTGGACTACGCACCGTCGCAGGAAGTGGCCGCGCAGTTTCCCCAGATCACGCCGGAGCAATTCAAGGAGGCCGCGTGGTTGATCCTGCCGGACGGCACGGCGCTGCGCGGGGCGGCGGCGATCTTGCGCGCCTTGCAGGAGGCGCCCGGTCGCGGGTGGATGTACGGGGCGTATCGGCGCATTCCCGGGTTGGCTGGCGTCAGTGAGGCATGTTACACGTGGGTCGCGGGCCATCGGCCATTCATGTCACGGATGACCAACGTTCTGTACGGCGCTCACACGGCCCGGCCGACTTTTGAAAGGGGCATGCGCACGTTCCTGCGGCTTTTGGGCGTGGTCTATTTGATCGCCTTCTGGTCTGCGTGGTCGCAGGTGCCCGGTCTTGTCGGACGCTTGGGAATTCTGCCCGCCGAGGAGTTTCTTCAGGCCGTCAGCCAACAACTGGGCCCGGAGCGACATTTGGAAGGATATTGGCGGGTTCCCTCCCTCTGCTGGTGGATCGGGGCGTCTGACAACGTTCTGGCGGGATTGTGCGCCGGTGGTCTTCTCCTTTCGATTCTCGTCGTCCTCGGAATCGCACAAGGGCCGTGCTTTCTGGCGCTCTGGGCGATGTATCTTTCGTTCGTCAGCGTGGGGCAGGATTTTTTCAGCTTTCAGTGGGATACGCTGCTGCTCGAGACCGGACTGCTCGCCGTTTTCGTCGCGCCGTGGCGGCTTCGATCCTGGCGCGGGCCGGAACATCACCCCCCTACCGCGTTTGTGTGGCTGCTGTGGCTGCTCCTGTTCAAACTGATGTTTCTCTCGGGTGCGACGAAACTCAGTTACGGCGACGCTACGTGGCATGACCTCACGGCCCTTACCTATCACTACGAGACGCAGCCGCTGCCGACCTGGATCGGCTGGTATGCCCACCAATTGCCGCGCTGGCTGCAACAAGTTTCCTGCGCGATCATGTTCTCCATCGAACTTGTTCTGCCGTTCTTCATCTTCGGGCCGCGGCGGCTGAAACAACTCGCGTTCTGGGGCTTCGCGGCCCTGCAATTGCTGATCGGACTGACCGGAAACTACAACTTCTTTAACATTCTCACGGTCGCGCTGGGCTTCCTTCTGCTCGACGACGCCATGCTATCCCGCGGACCAGTCGCACACGTTCCTCCGGCGGTCCGACGCCCCCTTTGGCGCCGCGCAAGCATCGCGGTCCCGGTGGTCTTCATGGTGACCGTCAGCACGGCGGAGTTCTGTCAGGAACTCACCGGCCGTGATGTCTCTCCGGGCGTGTCCCGCGCGCTGTCCTACGTGCGGCCGTTTCGATCGATTAACGGTTACGGCCTGTTCCGGGTGATGACGACGACCCGGCCGGAGATTGTCCTGGAAGGCAGCGACGACGGTCGGACCTGGATCGAATATGAGTTTCAATTCAAACCGGGCGACCTGAAAACAGCGCCGGCATTCATCGAACCGCATCAACCACGCCTCGATTGGCAGATGTGGTTCGCCGCGCTGGCTGCGCCGCGCTATCCGGCGTGGTTCGCGCGCTTCGCGGTTCGGCTGCTCGAGGGCTCACCGGCGGTAACCGGCCTTCTGGTCAAGACGC
- a CDS encoding proline dehydrogenase family protein, whose translation MRAKSAIDPSRLETTTRRIGEEIFRRAEAAAPSILSQEYWQTRGMEWLTRDEDLKLRLFRFIEALPSLQTPEEIARRLKETVDRNGEHGRPLPLAFQAALSYRRNDSWHAGLVAWAARYAALRAATQFICGSTPREAIESVLQLRQSGMAFTLDVLGETVHSDRVAEELQQLYIRLVEQLSLAAPGWPAAPILDSAPWGTIPRVNVSIKLTGIVANLDPADPTAADAVLARLRPILRAAMRHGAFINIDVEHYAIKNVTLDLYQRMLSEPEFSNWPDCGIVIQAYLVDGERDMAGLIDWARRRGTPITVRLVKGAYWDTETAEAIREGRPIPVFTEKWQSDASFERITRMMIDNADIIRPAFASHNVRSIAHALALEESSDLPPRTIELQMLTGMGDPLKRAVVDMGQRLRVYAPFGQLIPGMAYLIRRLIENTANESFLRQSFGGQVPIAELLRMPGPEQSVRMAKSK comes from the coding sequence GTGCGAGCCAAGTCCGCGATCGATCCATCCCGCCTAGAAACCACGACGCGACGAATCGGCGAAGAGATATTCCGCCGGGCCGAAGCCGCCGCTCCATCTATCCTTTCACAGGAATACTGGCAGACGCGGGGGATGGAATGGCTGACGCGCGATGAGGACCTGAAGCTTCGCCTCTTTCGGTTCATCGAGGCCCTCCCATCGCTTCAAACCCCTGAGGAGATTGCACGGCGCCTCAAGGAAACCGTCGATCGCAACGGAGAGCACGGCCGGCCACTGCCGCTGGCCTTTCAGGCCGCCCTTTCGTACCGTCGAAATGATTCGTGGCATGCCGGGCTGGTCGCATGGGCCGCGAGGTACGCCGCGCTCCGCGCCGCCACACAATTCATCTGCGGCAGCACGCCGCGAGAAGCGATCGAATCGGTCCTCCAACTGCGCCAATCCGGCATGGCCTTCACCCTTGACGTCCTCGGAGAGACGGTCCATTCCGACCGCGTTGCCGAGGAATTGCAGCAGCTCTACATCCGGCTGGTCGAGCAGCTCAGCCTCGCGGCCCCTGGCTGGCCCGCCGCGCCGATCCTCGACTCCGCCCCCTGGGGAACCATCCCCCGTGTCAACGTCTCCATCAAACTCACGGGGATCGTCGCAAATCTCGATCCGGCCGACCCCACGGCGGCCGACGCGGTACTGGCTCGGCTGCGCCCGATCCTCCGCGCCGCGATGCGCCACGGGGCGTTCATCAACATCGACGTGGAGCATTACGCCATCAAGAATGTGACGCTGGATCTCTACCAGCGCATGTTGTCGGAACCGGAGTTCAGCAACTGGCCTGATTGTGGAATCGTGATTCAGGCCTACCTGGTCGATGGCGAGCGCGACATGGCCGGTCTGATCGACTGGGCTCGCCGCCGAGGGACACCCATCACCGTGCGGCTGGTGAAGGGGGCATACTGGGATACCGAAACCGCCGAGGCGATCCGCGAAGGCCGGCCTATTCCGGTCTTCACCGAGAAATGGCAGTCCGATGCGTCGTTCGAACGGATTACACGGATGATGATCGACAACGCGGACATTATCCGACCGGCCTTCGCCAGCCACAATGTGCGTTCGATCGCCCACGCCCTGGCGTTAGAGGAATCGTCCGACCTGCCGCCGCGAACAATCGAATTGCAGATGCTCACGGGGATGGGCGACCCTCTCAAGCGCGCTGTTGTGGATATGGGCCAGCGGCTGCGCGTGTATGCGCCGTTCGGGCAGCTTATTCCCGGAATGGCCTATCTGATTCGGCGGCTTATTGAGAACACCGCCAATGAGTCCTTTCTGCGTCAGAGCTTCGGCGGTCAAGTGCCGATTGCGGAGTTGCTCCGTATGCCGGGGCCGGAACAGAGCGTGAGAATGGCGAAGAGCAAATGA